The following are from one region of the Equus przewalskii isolate Varuska chromosome 21, EquPr2, whole genome shotgun sequence genome:
- the LOC139078213 gene encoding BPI fold-containing family B member 1-like isoform X1 — translation MAGPWTFALCGLLAATLVRATLSPAAVLSLSPEVIEGKLTQKLKDHDAVDILWRLPLLSIMREKPAGGNPILGSLVTFLMKYIIWLKVTSANILQLQIQPSADGQELVVKVPLDMAAGFNMPLVKSIVEMHMETEAQAIIRVETSERGGTLVLRNCSNSPGSLRLSLLRRFSFLVNSLADKVMSFLLPTLPTLVKSQLCPVIEAAFEDMREDLLHLVRAVPVSLSSDHLQFDLLSPAIKHDVIQLHLQAKLSDSQGKVTKWFNESAVSLTMPTLEGEPFSLTIRQDVVNAAVAALVPPEELMVLLDYVLPELALRLKSSIKVINEKAADQLGPTQIVKIVTQETPELLLDQGRAKVAQLIVLEVFATSEVRRPFFTLGIEASSEAQFYTKGDQLVLNLNEISANRIHLMNSGIGLFDPELLKDITAEMLTSALLPNENGKLSSGIPVSMVKALGFEAASCSLTNDALVVTPASS, via the exons ATGGCCGGTCCGTGGACCTTCGCCCTCTGTGGTTTGCTGGCAGCCACCTTGGTCCGAGCCACCCTCAGCCCCGCTGCGGTTCTCAGCCTCAGCCCAGAAGTCATTGAAGGAA AGCTGACACAGAAGCTGAAGGACCACGATGCTGTCGACATCCTCTGGCGGCTGCCGCTGCTCAGCATCATGCGGGAGAAGCCGGCCGGGGGCAACCCCATTCTAGGCAGCCTGGTGACCTTCCTCATGAAGTATATCATCTG GCTGAAAGTCACCTCAGCCAACATCCTCCAGCTGCAGATACAACCTTCAGCCGACGGCCAGGAGCTGGTGGTCAAGGTCCCCCTAGACATGGCAGCTGGATTCAACAT gcccctGGTCAAGAGTATTGTGGAGATGCACATGGAGACGGAGGCCCAGGCCATCATCCGAGTGGAGACCAGCGAGAGGGGCGGCACTCTCGTCCTCCGCAACTGCTCCAACAGTCCGGGGAGCCTGCGCCTCAGCCTGCTCCGTCG CTTCTCCTTCCTGGTCAACTCCTTAGCCGACAAGGTCATGAGCTTCCTGCTGCCAACCCTGCCCACGCTGGTGAAAAGCCAG CTGTGTCCCGTGATCGAGGCAGCCTTTGAGGACATGCGTGAGGACCTCCTGCACCTGGTGAGGG CAGTGCCCGTTTCCCTCAGCTCTGACCACCTGCAGTTTGACCTTCTGTCTCCTGCCATCAAGCATGATGTCATCCAGCTCCACCTGCAG GCCAAGTTGTCGGACTCACAGGGAAAAGTGACCAAGTGGTTCAATGAGTCTGCAGTCTCCCTGACGATGCCCACCCTGGAAGGCGAACCTTTCAGCCTCACCATAAGGCAGGATGTGGTGAATGCTGCAGTCGCTGCCTTGGTCCCTCCGGAAGAACTCATGGTCCTGTTGGACTATGTG CTTCCTGAGCTGGCCCTCCGGCTAAAGTCGAGCATTAAGGTGATCAATGAAAAG GCTGCAGATCAGCTTGGACCCACACAGATCGTGAAGATCGTAACTCAGGAGACCCCAGAGCTCCTTCTGGACCAGGGCAGAGCCAAGGTGGCCCAGTTGATTGTGCTGGAAGTGTTTGCCACCAGTGAAGTCCGCCGCCCCTTCTTCACCCTGGGCATC GAAGCCAGCTCGGAAGCGCAGTTTTACACCAAAGGTGACCAACTTGTGCTCAACCTTAATGAAATCAG CGCCAATCGAATCCACCTAATGAACTCCGGCATTGGCCTGTTCGAC CCTGAACTTCTGAAAGACATCACCGCTGAGATGCTCACCTCCGCCCTGCTGCCGAATGAAAACG GCAAATTAAGTTCTGGGATCCCAGTGTCAATGGTGAAGGCCTTGGGATTCGAGGCAGCCTCATGTTCTCTGACCAAT GATGCCCTCGTGGTCACCCCGGCCTCCTCGTAG
- the LOC139078213 gene encoding BPI fold-containing family B member 1-like isoform X2 gives MAGPWTFALCGLLAATLVRATLSPAAVLSLSPEVIEGKLTQKLKDHDAVDILWRLPLLSIMREKPAGGNPILGSLVTFLMKYIIWLKVTSANILQLQIQPSADGQELVVKVPLDMAAGFNMPLVKSIVEMHMETEAQAIIRVETSERGGTLVLRNCSNSPGSLRLSLLRRFSFLVNSLADKVMSFLLPTLPTLVKSQLCPVIEAAFEDMREDLLHLVRVPVSLSSDHLQFDLLSPAIKHDVIQLHLQAKLSDSQGKVTKWFNESAVSLTMPTLEGEPFSLTIRQDVVNAAVAALVPPEELMVLLDYVLPELALRLKSSIKVINEKAADQLGPTQIVKIVTQETPELLLDQGRAKVAQLIVLEVFATSEVRRPFFTLGIEASSEAQFYTKGDQLVLNLNEISANRIHLMNSGIGLFDPELLKDITAEMLTSALLPNENGKLSSGIPVSMVKALGFEAASCSLTNDALVVTPASS, from the exons ATGGCCGGTCCGTGGACCTTCGCCCTCTGTGGTTTGCTGGCAGCCACCTTGGTCCGAGCCACCCTCAGCCCCGCTGCGGTTCTCAGCCTCAGCCCAGAAGTCATTGAAGGAA AGCTGACACAGAAGCTGAAGGACCACGATGCTGTCGACATCCTCTGGCGGCTGCCGCTGCTCAGCATCATGCGGGAGAAGCCGGCCGGGGGCAACCCCATTCTAGGCAGCCTGGTGACCTTCCTCATGAAGTATATCATCTG GCTGAAAGTCACCTCAGCCAACATCCTCCAGCTGCAGATACAACCTTCAGCCGACGGCCAGGAGCTGGTGGTCAAGGTCCCCCTAGACATGGCAGCTGGATTCAACAT gcccctGGTCAAGAGTATTGTGGAGATGCACATGGAGACGGAGGCCCAGGCCATCATCCGAGTGGAGACCAGCGAGAGGGGCGGCACTCTCGTCCTCCGCAACTGCTCCAACAGTCCGGGGAGCCTGCGCCTCAGCCTGCTCCGTCG CTTCTCCTTCCTGGTCAACTCCTTAGCCGACAAGGTCATGAGCTTCCTGCTGCCAACCCTGCCCACGCTGGTGAAAAGCCAG CTGTGTCCCGTGATCGAGGCAGCCTTTGAGGACATGCGTGAGGACCTCCTGCACCTGGTGAGGG TGCCCGTTTCCCTCAGCTCTGACCACCTGCAGTTTGACCTTCTGTCTCCTGCCATCAAGCATGATGTCATCCAGCTCCACCTGCAG GCCAAGTTGTCGGACTCACAGGGAAAAGTGACCAAGTGGTTCAATGAGTCTGCAGTCTCCCTGACGATGCCCACCCTGGAAGGCGAACCTTTCAGCCTCACCATAAGGCAGGATGTGGTGAATGCTGCAGTCGCTGCCTTGGTCCCTCCGGAAGAACTCATGGTCCTGTTGGACTATGTG CTTCCTGAGCTGGCCCTCCGGCTAAAGTCGAGCATTAAGGTGATCAATGAAAAG GCTGCAGATCAGCTTGGACCCACACAGATCGTGAAGATCGTAACTCAGGAGACCCCAGAGCTCCTTCTGGACCAGGGCAGAGCCAAGGTGGCCCAGTTGATTGTGCTGGAAGTGTTTGCCACCAGTGAAGTCCGCCGCCCCTTCTTCACCCTGGGCATC GAAGCCAGCTCGGAAGCGCAGTTTTACACCAAAGGTGACCAACTTGTGCTCAACCTTAATGAAATCAG CGCCAATCGAATCCACCTAATGAACTCCGGCATTGGCCTGTTCGAC CCTGAACTTCTGAAAGACATCACCGCTGAGATGCTCACCTCCGCCCTGCTGCCGAATGAAAACG GCAAATTAAGTTCTGGGATCCCAGTGTCAATGGTGAAGGCCTTGGGATTCGAGGCAGCCTCATGTTCTCTGACCAAT GATGCCCTCGTGGTCACCCCGGCCTCCTCGTAG